The Streptomyces sp. NBC_00483 genome contains the following window.
CGGTGGTGGCAGGGGTGCGGATCCCTGGTCAGCGCTCGGTGCGGGACCTGCGCGGCCGCCGTGGTCACACACCACGCCGGCTCGCTTTCGCGGCGGGCGACCTCGTCGTGCTCTCGGGCCTGCCGGGCAGCGGCAAGTCGACGCTGATGCGGCGGGCCGTCACGGAGATCCGGATCGATTCGCAGGACACCCGCGAGCGCTGGGCCGCCCGCATGCCGCGCTACCTGCCGTACGCGCTGTACCGCCCGTTGGTCCGCGTCGCGCACTACGTGGGGCTGCGCCGGGCGATGCGCTCGGGCTCGAGCGTCGTCGTGCACGACTGCGGTACGCAGGCGTGGGTGCGCCGCTGGGTGATCCGCACGGCGCGGCGGCGCGGGGCCGCCGTCCACCTGATGCTGCTCGACGTACCGGCGGACACGGCCCTTGAGGGGCAGCGGGACCGCGGCCGCGGGGTGTCCCGGTACGCCTTCGCCCGGCATCGCCGTGCGGTGGGCGCGCTCGTCAGCTCGACGGAGCGCGGGGACCTGCCGACCGGGATGGAGTCGGCGGTGCTGCTCGACCGGGCGGCGATGGAGGCACTGGGCGGGATCACGTTCGGCGCCTGACGCCGGGTCCCGCCCGGCAAGCGGAGGGAACCGCACCGTGGCCCCTTGTGTGTACGAGTTAAGGTCGGGCGGGCACAGCAGCGGGCAGAACAGCAGAGGTTGATGGCAGTCATGGAGTTCCCAGGTACCCCTGAGCCGGGTCACGGTCACGCCCAGGGGCACGAGGGCGGCTACGCCCACCCCGCGCAGGGCTGGCCCGCCAACGAGTTGGAGGAGGTCCTCGCCGCGGCCCTCGGCCAGGAGGCGGGGAGTGCTGGGGATTCGACGGGGCGCCGGATCGTCGAGGTGCTCGGCCGCAGCCACGTGTGGATACCGCTGCCCAGGGGCGGTTCGAACGACAGCAGGGACCTCGATCTGCCGAGCCTGGAGATCCAGGGCCAGGCCTACGTCCCCGTGTTCAGCTCCGAGCAGCAGTTCATGGCGGTCACCGGTGGCCGCATGGACTGCACGGTGGCCCCGGCCGTGGAGTTCGCGCGCGGCCTTCCGCCGCAGGTCGGCATCGCCGTGAACCCGGACGGCACGGTCGGCGTACCGCTGCCGCCGCCCGCCGTCGCCGAGCTGGCCCGCAGTGGTCGCACGGCGCTCGACGGCCCGGCGACGGGTGGCCGCGTGGTGCTGAGCGAGCCCGACTGGCAGATCGACCCCATGGACTTCCTGGCCGCCGTGCGCGAGGAGTTCGAGGGGCTCGGCACGGTGCTGAGCGCCCGGCGATGCCTCGCGACGGTGGAGGACGCGGAGCCGTCCCTGTTCATCGGCGTGGAACTGGCGCAGCCCGTGGGCGCCCCGAGCGGTGCGGGGGACCTTCCGCTGGACGCGCTGGGGCGGGCGCTTGGCCGTGCGCCGGTGGCCTGGGCCGTCAACCTGGTGTTCCTGGACGTGACGCAGGACCCGGTCGCGGACTGGTTGCGTACACACGTACGGCCGTTCTACGTACGAGAAGGGTGACGGCGTCCGTCAAGTCGGTGTCAGTATCGCCGCTTAAGCTGGTTTCATGACGTGACCGGTCGGTGCTTCGCTTTCCGGCCACGTGAACACGGACGTATTTGAAGAGCCGAAGGGGCGGTTACGGGTGAGTGCGTCGGGCACGGCCGCGGCCGGACAGGTCGAGCACATGCTGCGCCAGGTGACGCCGGGACGCTACGACGCGTACGAGGCGCTCCTCAAGGCCCTCGCCGACCCCGCGGCCGGGCAGGTCTGGATGCTGCTCTGGCACGGCCAGGCCGGATCCCCGGACGCCCAGTACGGGAACATGGAGGTGGACGGCTTCTCGTACGCCCCGTGCGTCACGTCCGCCCAGGAGCTCTCCGCCTCCGGCTGGTCGCGGGCGTACGAGGTGGTGAGCGGGGTCGACGCGGCGCGCACGCTGTACCCGGACCACTACGGGCTCTGGCTGAACCCGCACGCGCCGGGTGGCGGCGTCGGCATCCCGTGGCTCGACCTGCGCCGCATCGCGGGCGGCCTCGACCGGCAGCCGGCGGGACCGCTGCGGCTCTCCGAGCCCGCGATCGAAATCCCCCAGTTCTACGCGGTCCTGACGCAGAACGCGCATCGCACGACGGCGATCCGCTCCCTGCGCCGCGCCTGGGTCCAGCCGACGCTGGGCGCGCCCTACCTCGCCATCGGCCTGGACGTCTACGACACGTCTCCGGCGTCCGTGGACGCGGTGCGGGCGATGATGCAGCAGTCCATCCCCGCGGTCCCCGAGGGGCTCCCGGTGTCCACCGTGGCGATGTCGGACGAGTACGACCCGGTGGCGATGTGGCTCCGTCAGGCACGGCCGTTCTATGACCGTGAGGCGCACGCGGCACCGGCGGCTCCCGCCGGGGGCGGGTACGGGTATCCGCCGCCTTACGGCGCTACGTACTGAAAAATGTCCTCAAACGCCGGGCAGGCTGGATAATTCCAGCCTGCCCGGCGTTTGAGGACATCTTTTGAGCCCGCTCAGCGACCAACTCCCGCCCCTCCGGGAGGATTTCGGGAAGGGGCGGGTTGGGGAGAGAAACACGGGTGTGACACCCAATGTCCGCTCTACGACACCTTCCACCCCAACTGCCCACCGTCCGCCTCCCGTTCACGGCAGTCCGGATAACGGAACACCCCAGCCAGCATCACGTTTAGGCATCCTTTCGCCGTCAAGTCTGGCAACAGATCACACCCAGGTTGAAGACTCCCGCAGCAAGGGGGCTTCGCCTCTGTGTACGACGGACTGAACCACGCCGCCACAGCGGCAAGTGCGGGCCGGTCACCGCCGGTTGAGAGGGGTCCCTGCCACGATGACGGCACCATTGCACGACACGAGCGCGGAAGCGGTACCGAGCGCACCGGTCGAGCCTGCCAAGGACGACGGAGGTCGCAAGGTCGAGGGACGGTCGCTCAAGCAGATCGCCTGGAACCGGCTCAAGCGCGACAAGGTCGCCCTCGGCGGTGGCATCGTTGTCGTGCTCCTCGTCCTGGTCGCGGTCTTCGCGCCGCTCATCGTCAGCCTGCTCGGCCACCCGCCGAACGAGTTCCACCAGGACAAGCTCGACCCGCTGACGAACCTGCCCCAGGGCGCGCTCGGCGGCATCAGCAGCGACTTCCTGCTCGGCATCGAGCCGAACAAGGGCCGTGACGTCTTCAGTCGCATCGTCTACGGCGCCCGGATCTCGCTGCTCGTCGCGTTCCTCGCGGCGATCGTCGCGACGGTGCTCGGCACGCTGTTCGGCATCATGGCCGGTTACTTCGGCGGCTGGGTCGACACGGTGATCAGCCGTGTGATGGACGTGCTGCTCTCGTTCCCGCAGCTGCTCTTCATCATCTCCCTGGTCTCGGTGCTCCCGGACGACCTGCTCGGCCTGACCGGCAGCGGGGTGCGCATCGCCGTCCTCGTCATGGTCATCGGCTTCTTCGGCTGGCCGTACATCGGACGCATCGTCCGAGGGCAGACGCTCTCGCTGCGGGAGCGCGAATACGTGGAAGCGGCACGGTCGTTGGGCGGTGGCAAGCGGCACATCCTGTTCCGCGAACTGCTGCCGAACCTGGTCGCGCCGATCGTCGTCTACATGACGCTGATGATCCCGACCAACATCCTCACGGAGGCGGCGCTCAGCTTCCTCGGTGCGGGTGTCAGGCCGCCCACGGCCTCCTGGGGCGGCATGCTCCGCGACGCCCTGGAGACGTACGAACACGACCCGATGTTCATGATCGTCCCGGGTGTCACGATCTTCATCACCGTTCTCGCGTTCAACCTCTTCGGCGACGGGCTGCGCGACGCCCTCGATCCCAAGGGCACCCGGTAGCGCCGTACAAGTCCAACCGGCTTTTACAGAACTGCCCCTGCAGCACCGTCAGGCGGCTTGACTCCATGGTTCTCCGGCACTTGGTCCGGGACCGCGATCTCGGAGGTTACGAGAAAATGCCCACAGGTTCCTCGAAACGACGGCTTGCCGCCGGCGCCGCCCTCGTGGTCGCGGCGCTGGTGTCGACCACGGCGTGCGGCGGTGGCAGCGACGACGACTCCAAGGACTCGTCCAAGGGCGCCGGTTACGACGCGGCGTACAACAAGGTCGCCAACCCTTCGAAGGCGAAGGGAGGCACGCTGCGCATGGTCGGCAAGCAGGACCTCGACTCCGCCGACCCGCAGCGCGCCTACTACGGCATGTCCTGGGACTTCATGCGGTTCTACACGCGCCAACTGGTCACCTACGCGCCCAAGCCGGGCGAGGCGTCCAACGAGCTCGTCGGCGACCTGGCCAAGGCCCCCGGCAAGATCTCCGACGACGGCAAGACGTACACGTACAACCTGCGTGACGGCATCACCTGGCAGGACGGCTCGCCGATCACGTCCAAGGACATCAAGTACGGCATCGAGCGCATCTGGGCGGCGGACACCATCACCGGTGGCCCGCAGTACCTGAAGCAGAACCTGGACCCCAAGGGCGAGTACAAGGGCCCGTACAAGGACACGTCCAAGGACAAGCTCGGCCTGAAGTCGATCGAGACGCCGGACGACCAGACCATCGTCTTCAAGCTGCCGAAGCCCAATGGTGACTTCGAGCAGTTCCTCGCCATGCCGTCCGGCTCGCCGGTCAAGCAGGACAAGGACACGAAGGCCAAGTACACCCAGTCGCCGTTCTCCTCGGGCCCGTACAAGTTCCAGTCGTACAAGGCCAACAAGAAGATCGTGCTGGTGCGCAACGACAAGTGGAAGCGGTCCTCGGACCCGGTCCGCGCCGCGCTCCCGAACAAGGTCGACGTGACGATCTCCGCCAACCTGGAGGAGAACGACAAGCGCCTGATGGAAGGCGACTACGACGTCGACATGAACGGCACCGGCATGACCCAGTCGGGTCGCGTCACCGCCGTCCAGGACCACAAGGACAACGTCGACAACATGCGGACCTCCTTCGTCCGCTACGTCGCCCTGGTGCACAAGGCCAAGCCGTTCGACAACGTGCACTGCCGCAAGGCCGTGTTCTACGGAACGGACTTCGCGGGCCTGCAGCAGGTGCGCGGCGGCAAGCTGGCCGGTGGTGACATCGCCAACTCGACGCTGCCGAAGTCCATCAAGGGCCACACGGACTACGACCCGTACGGCATCCTCGCCCGCAAGGGCAAGCCGGACACGGCCAAGGCCAAGTCCGAGCTGAAGGAGTGCGGCAAGCCGAGCGGCTTCTCCACGAAGATCACCGCCCGTACCAACAACCCGGGCGAGGTCGACACCGCCGAGGCGCTGCAGGAGCAGCTCGCCAAGGTCGGCATCAAGGTCGAGGTCGACTCCTTCGACGGCGCCGAGTCCGCCTCGGTCACCGGTTCCCCGAAGGTCGTCAAGTCGCGCGGCTACGGCATGATCATGAGCGGTTGGGGCCCGGACTTCCCGTCCGGACAGGGCTTCGGCCAGCCGCTGTGGGACAGCCGCTTCCTCGCGCAGACCGGTAACTACAACGAGTCCGAGATCGACGACCCGAAGATCGACGGGGCCTTCGACAAGGCGATCGCCGAGACCGACACCGACAAGGCCGGGAAGATCTACGAGGGCCTCGACAAGCGGATCCTCGACCAGGCCGACTGGATGCCGTTCATCTACGAGAACAACATCACCTGGCGTGGTTCGCGTCTGACGAACGCCATGATGGCCGACGCGTACAGCGGCCGCTACGACTACGCCTCCCTGGGCGTCGTCAAGTAACACCCGCGCCGGGGACCGGAGTTGATCCGGTTGCCGGCCCCTTCCGCTCCGCCGCCGAAAACCCGCCAGTCCGAAGGGCAGGTGATGGCCCCGGGCGACGGTCGTGGGCCCCCACAAGGGGCCGGCGGCCGCCGCCGGGCCGCGCACAGTGCTTGCTTATCTCATCCGGCGCCTGTTCGCCGTTGTCATCATGGTGCTCGTCGTGCTTCTCGCGACCTTCACCATCTTCTTCATGCTGCCCAAATGGGCGGGTCAGGACATCGCCGTCCTCTTCGCCGGCAAGTCGTCCGGAGCCGAGCAGCTCGCCGGGATCCGGATCAAACTGGGGCTCAACGACCCTCTGCTCGTCCAGTTCTGGGACTTCGTCAAGGGCATCCCGATGGGGCGCGACTACGCCAACGGCAGTGACGTGACCCACTGCGCGGCGCCCTGCTTCGGGTACTCCTTCCGCACGGAGGAACCCGTCTGGACCACCCTCAAGGACGCGCTCCCCGTCACCGCCGCGCTCGCGGCCGGCGCCTGCGTGCTGTGGCTGATCGGCGGCGTCGCCACCGGCGTCGTCTCCGCCCTCAAGCGCGGCACCATCTGGGACCGCGCCGCCATGACCACCGCCCTCGCCGGCGTCTCCCTGCCGGTCTTCTTCACCGGCATGGTCGCGATGGGGATCTTCGTGCACAGCCTCGGC
Protein-coding sequences here:
- a CDS encoding ABC transporter permease, with product MLAYLIRRLFAVVIMVLVVLLATFTIFFMLPKWAGQDIAVLFAGKSSGAEQLAGIRIKLGLNDPLLVQFWDFVKGIPMGRDYANGSDVTHCAAPCFGYSFRTEEPVWTTLKDALPVTAALAAGACVLWLIGGVATGVVSALKRGTIWDRAAMTTALAGVSLPVFFTGMVAMGIFVHSLGWVHIADSLSTEDSIGTWIETLILPWIVLAFLNAAMYARLTRATMLEILGEDYIRTARSKGLGESSVITRHALRSAMTPILTVFGLDLGVLLGGAVLTESTFNLPGLGLAAVQAISNKDLPVILGVTLIAALAIAVANLVVDLLYAVIDPRVRLG
- a CDS encoding ABC transporter substrate-binding protein; the protein is MPTGSSKRRLAAGAALVVAALVSTTACGGGSDDDSKDSSKGAGYDAAYNKVANPSKAKGGTLRMVGKQDLDSADPQRAYYGMSWDFMRFYTRQLVTYAPKPGEASNELVGDLAKAPGKISDDGKTYTYNLRDGITWQDGSPITSKDIKYGIERIWAADTITGGPQYLKQNLDPKGEYKGPYKDTSKDKLGLKSIETPDDQTIVFKLPKPNGDFEQFLAMPSGSPVKQDKDTKAKYTQSPFSSGPYKFQSYKANKKIVLVRNDKWKRSSDPVRAALPNKVDVTISANLEENDKRLMEGDYDVDMNGTGMTQSGRVTAVQDHKDNVDNMRTSFVRYVALVHKAKPFDNVHCRKAVFYGTDFAGLQQVRGGKLAGGDIANSTLPKSIKGHTDYDPYGILARKGKPDTAKAKSELKECGKPSGFSTKITARTNNPGEVDTAEALQEQLAKVGIKVEVDSFDGAESASVTGSPKVVKSRGYGMIMSGWGPDFPSGQGFGQPLWDSRFLAQTGNYNESEIDDPKIDGAFDKAIAETDTDKAGKIYEGLDKRILDQADWMPFIYENNITWRGSRLTNAMMADAYSGRYDYASLGVVK
- a CDS encoding enhanced serine sensitivity protein SseB — its product is MEFPGTPEPGHGHAQGHEGGYAHPAQGWPANELEEVLAAALGQEAGSAGDSTGRRIVEVLGRSHVWIPLPRGGSNDSRDLDLPSLEIQGQAYVPVFSSEQQFMAVTGGRMDCTVAPAVEFARGLPPQVGIAVNPDGTVGVPLPPPAVAELARSGRTALDGPATGGRVVLSEPDWQIDPMDFLAAVREEFEGLGTVLSARRCLATVEDAEPSLFIGVELAQPVGAPSGAGDLPLDALGRALGRAPVAWAVNLVFLDVTQDPVADWLRTHVRPFYVREG
- a CDS encoding AAA family ATPase → MSASAPVVAGVRIPGQRSVRDLRGRRGHTPRRLAFAAGDLVVLSGLPGSGKSTLMRRAVTEIRIDSQDTRERWAARMPRYLPYALYRPLVRVAHYVGLRRAMRSGSSVVVHDCGTQAWVRRWVIRTARRRGAAVHLMLLDVPADTALEGQRDRGRGVSRYAFARHRRAVGALVSSTERGDLPTGMESAVLLDRAAMEALGGITFGA
- a CDS encoding enhanced serine sensitivity protein SseB C-terminal domain-containing protein, with the translated sequence MSASGTAAAGQVEHMLRQVTPGRYDAYEALLKALADPAAGQVWMLLWHGQAGSPDAQYGNMEVDGFSYAPCVTSAQELSASGWSRAYEVVSGVDAARTLYPDHYGLWLNPHAPGGGVGIPWLDLRRIAGGLDRQPAGPLRLSEPAIEIPQFYAVLTQNAHRTTAIRSLRRAWVQPTLGAPYLAIGLDVYDTSPASVDAVRAMMQQSIPAVPEGLPVSTVAMSDEYDPVAMWLRQARPFYDREAHAAPAAPAGGGYGYPPPYGATY
- a CDS encoding ABC transporter permease — encoded protein: MTAPLHDTSAEAVPSAPVEPAKDDGGRKVEGRSLKQIAWNRLKRDKVALGGGIVVVLLVLVAVFAPLIVSLLGHPPNEFHQDKLDPLTNLPQGALGGISSDFLLGIEPNKGRDVFSRIVYGARISLLVAFLAAIVATVLGTLFGIMAGYFGGWVDTVISRVMDVLLSFPQLLFIISLVSVLPDDLLGLTGSGVRIAVLVMVIGFFGWPYIGRIVRGQTLSLREREYVEAARSLGGGKRHILFRELLPNLVAPIVVYMTLMIPTNILTEAALSFLGAGVRPPTASWGGMLRDALETYEHDPMFMIVPGVTIFITVLAFNLFGDGLRDALDPKGTR